DNA from Tursiops truncatus isolate mTurTru1 chromosome 8, mTurTru1.mat.Y, whole genome shotgun sequence:
TTTAGATTTATGacccatcttgagttaatttttaggTATGGTGTGAAACACTGTGGACTTGAGCCCAGCACACATGAAGTTTTACGTACTGTACAGACTTACAGAGTCAGGTAATCTACATAGTCAGGTAATTTACAaactaaaaatttattctttcgAGTCTAAAAATAAcaggtgctggagagggtgtggagcaaagggaaccctcttacactgtgggtgggaatgtaaattggtgcagccactgtggagagcagtatggaggttccttactaaactaaaaatagagttgccatttgatccaacaatcccactcctgggcatttatccagagaaaactctaattcgaaaagatacatgcaccccagtgctcatagcagcactgtttacaattggcaagacatggaagcaacctaaatgtccatcaacagaggaacggatgaagaagatgtggttcacacatacaatggaatactactcagccataaaaaggaatgaaataatgccatttgcagcaacaaggatggacctagagattagcattctgagtgaagtaagtcagaacgagaaagacaaataccatatatcacttatatgtggaatctaaaatatgacacaaatgaaattatttacaaaacagaaacagactcacagacatagagaacagacttgtggttgccaagagggagtggggtgggggagggagggattgggGTTGGCAGCTGCAAACTAGTATCCATAGGCTGGATGAACAAGGCCCTAATGTGTAGCGTGGGGAACTACATTCGATATCCCGTGACAAACCGCAATGGGAGAGAAcgtgcaaaagaaaaaatgtgtgtgtatagctgagtcactttgctgtacagcagacattagcacacactgtaaatcaactagacttcaataaaaaatgtttaaaaatttattcttttgatatacaggcagaccttgttttattgcacttctcAGATGTTgtgtttttacaaattaaaggtgtGCGGCAGCCCTGCCTTGTCAGGTGAAGGTTATCATTTTTAGGAATAGAGTGTCTTTGAGTTAGGTTCGTACGGtcacacacttaatagactgcagCGTAGTGTACAAGTGACCTGCATGAGCCCCGGGAAACCTGAAAtcttgtgtgacttgctttattgctgCATTTGCTTTATTCTGGAACTGAACCCGCAATGTCTCTGAGGTACGCCTGTaatgatttgaaattttatttttttattataaaaataaggcAACAcgttgtagaaaatttggaagacGTAGGACAGCACGAAGATAGGCAGCTGGAGCCCTGCCCTCCGGGGCTCACCGCTGGTCTCTGTTCTTCCGAGTGTGTGTGATGTTCATTCTTGTCATGGCTCACCAAGCCCTAACCTCTCCGTGCGTCTTGGGGTCCGTGTCTCCACTAACCACGCCCCGTCGGGCCCCCAGAgcgagccctgctccaggccaAGTTCGGCTCCATTTCCCGCCCGTAACGGGCGATGGCAGCTCCCACCCTGATGGGGGGCattgcggggcgggggggtggacGTCCTCCCCGACCTCCCTGGGGGCGGCGGCCTCCCAGCCCCTTTGTGGACACGTGGCTGGCTCCGGCGCAGTCCTTTCACTTTTGCGATGATAAGTAATACGGCTGGGCAGCAACATCGGAGACAAGTATTCCTCTGCAGGTGTGAGTGTTTTCGTTTAGATCCCAGGGAGGAAGCAGCAGGATCAGAGCGTGGACGTGTCTCAAGGGTCATCCTGGGTACTTGCCTTCGGAGCGGGTCCCTAAACAGGAGGGTGGGCGAGGCTGGGAGCCCCCTGCCCCGGAGGGCTGGCCGCTCAGCACGTGCACACCCACTCCCGGGCACAGCCTTCTCACTCTGAACCGTAACACGGAGTCTGTCCTTCCTTTCAGGACTGGAAGGACCACCAGCACATGTGTGGTCAGTCGGCAGCTGTCACCATGCAGGGGGACGACGTCCATGTCGCTGAGGGTGTGATCGAGAAGGTCACCGTGTGAGGGCTCGCGGGGCCTCTGTGGCCAGGAAGGAGCCCTGAGGACGGGGGCCGCTGAGGACGAGGAGGAAGTTGCTGGCCAGGTTACGAGTGGACGTCGCGTGACCGGCACCCGGGCAGCGCGCTCCTGCCGCCAGGCCCCGaagcgggcgggcgggcggccggtGGGCGCGGCCTGGGCCCTCAATGCCGCTCGCGGTGCTTTTTTTATCCCTTGGATGGTGAGCATCCGGTCTTCCCTACGGGTGTGTCGTGTTCCGTAACACGCGTGTACATACATGTGTCTGTCAGTAAAGTTGGCGGCCCTGCCCCATGCGGACTGGTGACTCCAAGCTCCGACCTCCCCGAGGCCCCGGGGGCCCGATCGTGCAGTTCAGAAGCCGAGACCGTATGGGGCCCAGCCTGGCGGGACGGGAGGCTGGCACCTGCTGCCCAGGAGCTGGGGCTCCAGAGCTGCCAGCCGGGAAGGCCGAGCCGCCGTCCAGTCTCAGGGACGGCTCGGCGTCTGGACGTGCCACCTTCCCTTTGCACAGAGCGCGCCCGGGACCCCTGGGGACCCGCCCAGGGTGGCTCTTGCCTGCGCCCGGCTATCCTTGCCCAACTCTCACGGGCTGGGGCCTCGTCCCTGCCCTTCCTGGCGCCCTGCCCAGCCTGCCCCCAAGCCTGGGTTCCAGGAAAGCTTGCGGTGCCCCGTCTTCTGTGCACTGAGAGATGGACTTTGACCCCGACGCTCGCCTCACTGTTGCATCTCGTTCACACCTCCGGCCCCGCACCTCCCGGCTCCTGCTTCCAGAAGGTTCTTCATAGCACACGGAGACTTGCCTTTTGGGCCACGGGCTCCCCGGTGAGCCGAGGGGGTGGCACCCACGCCCGTCCTCCCGCGCCCAGCCTGGCTCCAGGTGGGGAAGGACCTGCCCCCCCAGAAGCCCCTCTGCCTCCGTTCCATCGGCCTCTGCGGACTAAGCGGGtttatttgggttttatttgttttgtcgTCCCGCCTCTCCACCACCTTGGGGAAGGCCAGGCCCGGCCCCTGGGGTTTGCACAGCATGAAGGTGGTGGGAAGTGAGGACGGGAGGTGGGGGCCACGTCGGCCTCAGCAGAAGGGGCTGCACACCCAGAAGGAACCCCCCCAAACCTGAAAAGGCTAAAATGGCGACGTAGGCGGGCAGCGCCCCCAGGGAAAGGCTTCCAGGCCCTCCCTGGCGTCCTGGCGTCCAGCTCCAGGCGGCGGCCTCCCCGTGAGCAGAGTCGGAGGCCTTGGGACCAGGCCCTGCAGGGAAGCCGTCCCGGGCGAGGGTTTTCTGGGATCGGGGCggcttctcctccccttctccttaaCGTAGAAGCCTGGGGACCGCACGTGTTCGGGGCAGTTTTCCAAGGTGTATCGTTTCTAAGCCTTTGAAGCTATCTCTGCGCAACCCCGGACATCAGGATCCTTCTGGAAATTGCCATCCAAGCGCCCAGGGTGCGTTGACACCCTCAGTTCTGTGTCAGCACTTCTGATGGCCTCTGCCAGACGCAGCCGCGGGGGCCAGGCCAAGGCTTCTGACAGTGTGCGCTGCGGCAGCCGTCCGGGTGCTGCGGGTCCTCTGAGCTGAGGCTGCGGTGACGCTTGGCATCAGTGAGCCTGGGACCCTCGAGGCACCTGCTGAGCCCCCGGGTCAGCCAGGCTCTGTATATCTGCACCTGTTCCCCCAGTGCCCACCTTGTCACTCCCTAGTGTCCACCTGTCCCCCCTGTGCCCGCCTTGTCCCCCTCTTGGGGGACACAGGAGTCTGCCCACAGGGCCAGTGGGGACAGCGCCGGACACCAGCAGATCCCAGCCCATCTGCAGCCCCACCTCCGAAAGAGATGCACTTACTGGCCTGGCCTGTCGGGGGCATGGTCACCCCCTCCCTAGTATAGATGAGAAGGGTACATGGAGGGGGACGTGGCCTTGCTCCACACAGATCCCTGGGCTGGTGGGCATGGCAGCTGGTGCCCACGGCTGGCGGGCAGGGGTGCTGCTGCTTGAGACCCTCTTGGCGGTGGCAGACACCAGCTCTGACCACGTGGAGTGATCACAGAAGGCCCAGCAGGCGCACGTCGGGGCACATCAGAGATGGGTGGCAGGGCACGGGCGTGGGGTGTGGACCTGAGGGACGAGCCAGGTGGCGGGGCCAGCGGCCGCAGTCAGGGGCCCTTTGCTccgaccctgaccctgaccctgccGTCAGCCTGATGGTCCCTTCGAGTCTGAGGTTCCCAGGAGGGACCACCAGCCCAGCTCTGAAGCAAGTGTCTTGCCCGGGTGAGGCTGTACCATCTGGGGCTCCTCCCGGGAGGAGCCCCGGGGTATCCGCTGCAGCCATCCTCATGCTTCACAGGCAAGAAGGCGCCGGAAGCTGAAGCAGCCAACAGACCTGGGGGCCGGCCCTGGGCCCCCTCCCCCACGCCCATTTTGTGTTGGTTCCTGTGTGGTGCAGGGACACAGCACCCCATACTGGCCCCCAGTCCATCAATGCTCGGTTCCTCGAGGGCCAGTCTCTCCCAGGATGATCGGGGCAGGCTGGTCCTGGGGGGTGGTCAGCTGGGGCTTCGCAGGGGAGGCAGCAGCTGAGTCTGAGCAGGAAACGGTGCTCACCCAGAGAGGGGAACAGGGTGGCCCCCTCTCCACGGAATACTGTAGCACGCTGAGGGGGGGCCTGATGCCGGGGCCCTCACAGCCCATAGTTTCTCATGTTCAGAGGAGAGCTTGACACCCGGCAGTGGCCGGCTTGGTCACAGTTCCTGACAGGAGCGCTGAGCCACAGTACTGGGCACAGCGGGTGCCCACGGCGGGGGACTTGGGAGGGTCTAGGTGAAGTCCAAGTGGGGCTGTCTCGGGTTGAGGGGCGGGCCGTGCTGTGGGCGGGAGAGGGGCAGCCACTCCCTGCTCTGCCCACTTGCTCCCAGCCAAGTGGGCAGAGGATGGCTGAGTGCCTTGTGGGCCTGCGCTGGCCTTCCCTGGAGGGAGGCTGCCCCCGTGAGCCCACCCAGCACCCAGGCCCCCTGTTCCTCCAGGTTTTGGGCATCTATGGGCAAGTCAGGAGCTGGCAGGGAGCTGTGCTCCGACCTTGAGGCAGCTGCCGAAGCAGTGGCAGGGGCAGGTCAGCTGCATTTTGCAGGGACAGTGGATGGGGCCACCAGGACGAGGGGAGGAGGCTGCTGGCCTGGGAACAGCTGTCGGGTCGGGGTGGGTTGCAGCTGGCCGGGTGTGTTGGGGAGGGAACGTGTTCGGGGAGGGTGTGAGTCGGGGCAGTCTTCCCAGGCAAGGGCTGGCCCTCTTCCCAAGGCTTCCGGGGCGGGGCAGACCTGGCTTGGCGGGGTCTCTTCTCTGGGCTTCCTCCGGAGGAAGGAAGGGGTTAACTGGCCGGATGAGGGTTAGTGGAGGCCTGGGCTCCTCCTccttgccccctcccccgcctccaaGAGCCTTCCCAGCAGGTGTTGGGGATCTGTTTAATAACTCCTACAAACCCCCAGGCGAGGCGGGGTGCTGAAGAGGGGCTGCGGTGCCAGCGGTCTGCTCAGTAGCAGAGGCGCAGAGCCTTGCGGAAGACGGTCCGGAACTCGGTGTTGAAGACGGTGTAGATGACGGGGTTGAGGGCGCTGTTGACGTAGCCCAGCCAGGTGACCGCGCTCACCAGCCGCGGGGGCACGGCGCACGTGGGACACAGCGCCCGGGAGATGTGCACGACAAAGAAGGGCGTCCAGCACAGCAGAAAGGCCCCTGGGGGCGAGGTTGGGGCTGCCGTGAGCGGCTCCCTGCCACGCCCCCCGCCCCGGGCACCGCCTCACACCCCGGGCGCTGCAGTCTTCCCCTCTCTGCCCACGTCCCCTGGCCGGTACCCACCGACCACCACAGGCAGGACTCTCATAGCTTTGCGCTCCCGGCCCGAGATCTTGGCGCGTCTCCTCCTGCGGGCCCGCAGCGGGGGTTCGGCTGGCATGGCGTCCGAGGGCAAGACTGCATCCGAGGCTGGGGTGGCGTCGGGGGGCGGGGTGGCGTCGGGGGGCGGGGTTGCGTCGGGGCCCGGGATGGCGTCGGGGGGCGGGGTTGCGTCGGGGCCCGGGATGGCGTCGGGGGCCGGGATGGCGTCGTGAGGCGGGATGCAGTCTGGGGCCGGGATGGCATCCGGGGGCACGGCGGCATCGGGGGCCGGGATGCCGTCGGGGGGCGGCGGGCCGGGGCCGCTGGGGCGGCGGGGCGCACGGCCGTGCAACTTGGCGCGGCGGGCTGCCTCCCAGCGCCGAAGGCCCCGGAACGTGGCCCAGTAGAGCAGCAGCATGAGCGGGCAGGGCAGGAAGAAGGAGCACACGGACGAGTAGACCACGTAGTCGCGGTCCTCCAGGCGGCACACGGAGGGATCGCGGCTGCGCGCGTCGTTGAGGCCGCACAACACGGGTGCCGCCACCGCTGCCGACAGCAGCCACGTGGCGCCGATGAGCAGCAGCTGCCGGCCACCGCGGCTCTGGCGGTTGTAGTGCAGCGGCACGGCCACCGCCACGAACCTGCGGGGAGCGTGGTGAgggcggcggggccggggcggcCCTACAGGGGACGGGGCGGTGCGGGCGGCCTACCTGTCCACGCTGATGGCGCACAAATTGAAGATGGAGGCCGTGCACAGCATGACGTCCATGGCCATGAGCACGTCGCAGAGGCCAGGGCTCAGCAGCCACACGCCGCCCTGGACCTGGGCGCAGGGAGGGGCCCCGTAGCAACAACAGACACAGGACGCTACCCTCCCCCAGCCGCCTGCCCAAGCTGTCCTTCTGACCCCCAATGGTCCGGGAGCAGAGGGGGCTGAATatcagaggggaggggagaggaggggaggggagtgagccGGAGACAGCTGGGCAGTCCTGCCCGCCCCTCAAGCTGGGCGCCAAGAGACGacccccttcctttctcttagaACTGACAAAGGCCTTGGGGGGGATCCTGGGGGCATAGTCACCTGAGGACTGGGATCTCTGATGCTGTGGGGCTCAGGGTACCGTGGGGCCCCTCCCTGCGCAGGTGGGGACCCTGCGGCCCAAGAGTGTGAGCCCAGCACCCCTataccaccccccagcccctgcagacAGCTAAGAGTCAGTGTCTGCGGAAACTCGCTCTCTGGGCGTCTGGACGTGTCATTTCACTCCTGTCCCCTCACCCGCAAGAGAGGGCGAGGATGGTACCCACAGCATTGTTACAAAGTCAAGTCCCCGGCGCCGTTCCCGGCGGTCCCACCAAGGGCAAAGGAGCAGACAGCCACCCCCCTCTAAATCCCCTCCTGCTGATTTGGGGCGATTAGGAGCTTAAGAGCCGTCATTGTGACGTCTGTCTGCagctcggggtgggggggagcggCAGGTCACGTCTGTCCTtgtcctgctggcctctgccccagccctgcccagactCACTGTGTCCActgcctgccctcccccatcGCCCAGGACGCTGTGTCCCCAGCTCAGCCCTCAGCAGCTTCTCTCTGCCCAAACTGCACAGTGGACATGGCTGGCACCAAGGGGGGACCGACCCAAGGGCCAGACCTGCTCTGGGGACGGAGGCTCCTGGGCCCAGGTTCTGGCGGGGGCCCCGGACCCCACACCTGCGCCTTCCCTCGGTTCCACTGTCAGGCCCGGTGTCCCCTCGCTCCAGCTGTGCTCACTGCCCTGCAGCTCCTGGCAGCTGAGTGTCCCTCCTGCTGGGAGCCCAGTCGGTGCGTGAGTGAGGGTCTCCTGCCCTGAAGTGTGCTGGTGTGTGCCCGCCTGTGGTCCTGCCTGGCTGTGGTGTGGCCTCGTGCAGTGACGTGTGTGTCTCTGTGCCCCAGGGGGAGCCGGCATGGGGGTAAGCCTGAATCTGCCTGTCTGTCCAGGATCGGCGGTGCCAGCTCCATGCCCACCCTTCCACCCTCTACACCTGGCTCCCCTGGGGGAGTGGAACCCGGCTGAGGGGGCTGAGTGGGGGGCTGGACTGCCAAAGTCGcctgtttctgggttctctgcttGAAGGACAGAGGCATCTCTTGGGTAACAGACACCAagacagaaagggagaagaggagagaggggcagAAGAGGGAGGGCGGACAGACAGCAAAGCGGGCAGATGGACAgcgagatgggggaggggagtgaggctCGGAGGTGCTGGAGGCTCCGGTCGTCCTGGGACCAGGCGCGGCCCCCAACTCGAGGCTCCTGAGAGGCCAGGCGGCAGGGTCACGCTGGGTCCTCGGTGTGGCTTGGCACAGGGAACAAGGAGCAGGTGAGGGTGCGCGTGCGGTCGCGACGCGGGCTCACCTCGGAGTAGACGAAGAGAGGCAGCACGAGCAGGGCGAGTAGGAGGTCTGCGGCCGCCAGGCTCAAGATGAAGTAGTTGGTGGGCGTCTGCAGGGCGCGCTCGGCCGCCACGCTCACGCACACGAGCGAGTTCCCTGCGAGCACCGCGCCGATGAGCAGCACGCCCCCCgccagcgccgccgccgccccgggGCCCCCCGCGCCGCCGCCCGTGCCGGGCCCGCGCCCAGCCAGCAGCCCGTCCGCGTCCGCGGCGCTGCGGTTCCCCATGGCGCACGGCCCCGCGCGCCCCGGCGGGCGCTCAGCACCGCGGACAGTGCCCAGGTCGGGAGCCGGAGCCCCGCCCCTCCGGCCCGCCCAGCCTGGTCTTAGTCCCGCCCTGTCCGCCCGGCTCGATGGACCCCGGGGCGCTCTAAGTTGCATCCAGTCTTTGCCCATCTTGGATTTCTGCGCTTCGAGAGACCGGCAGGTGGACAAATGCAACGGCCCAAAGCGACCCGAATGAAGTGATATGATTGACACGGGCGGGCCCAGCATCGCTCTGCGCCTGGAAGGGTTGGGGGGCGACGCGCTGGTGTGAGCCCCGAGAAACCGACGGGGATGGAAGGTCGGCCCGACCATCCCACGAGACTCGCGGGCGCCCATGCCAGCGCCATCCCGCCCGGCCCCAGAGAGCCCCGGCGTCCCTACAGGGACCCAAGCTGGGCGTCACCTCCCCGGGGACCCTGCTGGAGGCCCTCGAGGCAGAGGTGGAGCCACTTCTCACTCCGTCCGGTTCTAGCATCTGCGGAGGACCAGCCTTTTCAGGCCACCACCCCAGCCTCCCCCCGGGGCCCCCTGATGCTCGGCGGCGCCAGCTCCATGCTCACCCTTCCACCCTCTACACCCCAGCCTCTTGGGCCCCTTTGCGTCCCCCCGCAATGATTGCAGACCCCAACCAGGGGCCCTGCACTCCCCCCACCCAAAGCAGCCTCTCCCTCAGTCTGGACCACACTCAGTCCCTCTCCACCCACACCCACTGCCTGACCCTTCATCTTCCCCCCAGCCGCTGAGTGGTCAGCCTCAATTCCGGCTCCATCGCCTCCGAGCCTGTGACCCTGAGCGAGCTGTGCACCCCTCTGAGCCTGGAAAATGAGCTCACCCCACAGAGCCTGAAAGGCCGTAACAGGAGGAAAGGCCGTGATAAGCCCACAGGGGGCTTAGCAGTCTCCAGAGTTCTGCGTGCTCTTCAGACATGTTTTACCTGAGTCACTTCCTTCTTCACAGAGAAAAGCCCCAAATGAGAACCCGCTCAACCTGCACCCTCCACTCCCACAAACTCACTAGACCCCGGGCCTCCCTGGAGCACTGGAGGtggttctccctccctccctcccaaggaTGAGCCTGGGGCCCCATGTGCCCATCACCCTCCACCTGCCAACATAAGACTGTAGGAGCTTGAGGGGCTCTGGGTACAGGGTCCCAGACCCATGCAGGTAAGACTGTGTTGTATCCATGGGGCACAGAGTTCATGGCAGAGATGGCTGTGCATGACAGAGAGGTCAGCCCAGACCGTCTGTCTCAGATTATAAAAGTgaacagaggggcttccctggtggcgcagtggttgggagtccgcctgccgaagcaggggacatggattcgtgccccagtccgggaggatcccacatgccgcggagcggctgggcccgggagccatggccgctgagcctgcgcatccggagcctgtgctccgcaatgggagaggccccaacagtgagaggcccgcgtaccgcaaaaaaaaaaaaaaaaaaaaaaagtgaacagaaagAACATGCAAGGAAAATGTGCAGtgagaatttttattatggaCTTCCTGTGACGCGCAGCCTGGTCACTAACGGAGCCAAGAAGTGGGCTATGCAGCTGCATCACTCGGTGGGACCATCTAAGGCACATCCTGGCCCCTCGTTTGCATCTGTGACTCCCTCCGCCCTGGGAGGGCCAGAAAACTCAGGATGGACCCGAAGCGCAGAGGTGCTGCCAGGAATCAAGGATCCTGATTTCAAAGACATCAGGAGACACAGGGGCCAGCTTGAGGGACTGGTAGTGTGtgtattaaagagaaaacaaggacTCTGAAGAGACAGATGTCATGATATACTCATAAGGGGCAAAATCACTTGAGGTCTGGTAAAGGAAAGGTGTGCAGGACGCGGTGTAGATGGGCATCCGGGTCTGAGTTGCATTCAACATCTCCACCCCTTTCATGTGGATCAGTAAAGGGACAGGCAGGCTTCCTCCCCTTCTGAAGCTTTGAGCAAGAGAACTCACAATACTAGTGACTAGGGCAGGAAGTTTCTTTTCTCACAAGACAAAAATCCGAGGCAGGGctggctctgtgatcttgggttGGGTGCCAAGTGGTGAGTCCAGCCTAGCCTCCTATCTGCTTTGGGTCTCTCTCCTGGTCCTCAAACATCTGCGACCATTAAGAGTGAAAAGGTAGTCCAGACTGGGAAAGGATATAATATAGTTGCAATGTAGATCTCCGATAAAGGATGCagatccagaatacataaagggCTCTGacaaatcaacaagaaaagaaagacaatcccattttaacaaatgtaaaagTCTTGTACCCACATTACAAAAGAGGGtatccccgggcttccctggtggcgcagtggttgagagtccgcctgccgatgcaggggatgcgggttcgtgccccggtccgggaagatcccacatgccgcggaacagctgggcccgtgagccatggccactgagcctgcgcgtccagagcctgtgctccgcaacgggagagaccacaacagtgagaggcccgcgtaccgaaaaaaaaaaaaaaaaagagggtatcctaatggtcaataagcacatgagaaaGTGCTTAACATTCTTAGCCATTGGGGACATGACAATAAAAATCACAacgaggggacttccctggtggcgcagtggttgagaatctgcctgccagtgcagcggacacgggttcaagccctggtctgggaagatcccacatgccatggagcaactgggcccgtgagccataactactgagcctgcgcgtctggagcctgtgctccgcaataagagaggccgcgatagtgaaaggcctgcgcaccacgatgaagagtggcccccgctcgccgcaactagagaaagccctcgcacagaaacgaagacccaacacagccaaaaatacataaataaaaataaataaattaaaaaaaattatctccatagtcaaaataattctttaaaaaataaaaaatcacaacgagggagttccctggtggtccagtgggtgagactccacgtttccactgcaggtggcaagGGTTTGATctatggtcagggaactaagatcccacatgccgtggggcacagccccgcccccccccccaaaaaaaatcacaaagactTGTCATTGCACACTAAAATGGGGGGGAAAATGTCAGCtatgtaatttgaaaatatttcctcccagacTGTAGCTTGTCTCTTCATTCTCCTAACAGTgtatttggttaatttttttttatgtgtgagGTATGAGCCTGATACCTTACACACATGATACCTTATGTGTAAAGTATGAGCTGAGGTGAGTGATTGATTTTTCT
Protein-coding regions in this window:
- the DRD4 gene encoding D(4) dopamine receptor; translated protein: MGNRSAADADGLLAGRGPGTGGGAGGPGAAAALAGGVLLIGAVLAGNSLVCVSVAAERALQTPTNYFILSLAAADLLLALLVLPLFVYSEVQGGVWLLSPGLCDVLMAMDVMLCTASIFNLCAISVDRFVAVAVPLHYNRQSRGGRQLLLIGATWLLSAAVAAPVLCGLNDARSRDPSVCRLEDRDYVVYSSVCSFFLPCPLMLLLYWATFRGLRRWEAARRAKLHGRAPRRPSGPGPPPPDGIPAPDAAVPPDAIPAPDCIPPHDAIPAPDAIPGPDATPPPDAIPGPDATPPPDATPPPDATPASDAVLPSDAMPAEPPLRARRRRRAKISGRERKAMRVLPVVVGAFLLCWTPFFVVHISRALCPTCAVPPRLVSAVTWLGYVNSALNPVIYTVFNTEFRTVFRKALRLCY